One window of the Rosa rugosa chromosome 3, drRosRugo1.1, whole genome shotgun sequence genome contains the following:
- the LOC133741384 gene encoding NAD kinase 2, chloroplastic, translating to MVACCQVAIAVDMSRCAASPPNLCPLQFSGSPAKLFGFGFDIQKKRRLKFVVSAELSKPFSLSFGLDSQGYQLHDPSQSRRIGPVPGDIAEIEAYCRIFRSAERLHTALMETLCNPVTGVCSVYYDFPSEEKPLLEDKIVSVIGCMMSLLNKAREDVLSGRSAIMSSFRGVVDVGVVEEDMLPPLAVFRSELKRCCESLHVALEDWLMPGDEQSLDVWRKLQRLKNVCYDSGFPREEDYPCNTLFANWTPVYLSSSKEDVRSEDSEVAFWRGGQVTEEGLEWLLERGFKTIVDLRAEIVKDNIYQAAVDDAIASGKVELIRIPLEVGTAPSMEQVEKLASLVSDCSKKPIYLHSKEGLWRTSAMVSRWRQHLTRRAVQFVSKQSVSLNGEVEKPSTMQKSSLLEKKNESLDTIHGSNGVLQKNDSVDRDEANLNGTCNSLISIQGLRSVESDESEPLVNFCREVDPLNAQVPPCNIFSRKEMSRFLERENIAPLTYFNYQLNRLKVLPISRYMNTKIMWRGEIVDTDPVREVVEAENSNEIPDAKHLLPEFQISASGNGKYLTGVGNGSVTAVVNGFGEGEKGSLLAANLSTNASNNHSKAVKEERKSNGRAPLVSSDDELGSIEGDMCASATGVVRVQSRKKAEMFLVRTDGFSCTREKVTESSLAFTHPSTQQQMLMWKSTPKTVLVLKKLGHELMEQAKEVVSFLYYQEKMNVLVEPDVHDVFARIPGFGFVQTFYTQDTGDLHERVDFVACLGGDGVILHASNLFKGAVPPIVSFNLGSLGFLTSHTFDDYRQDLRQVIHGNNTSDGVYITLRMRLRCEIFRNGKAMPGKVFDVLNEIVVDRGSNPYLSKIECYERDQLITKVQGDGVIVATPTGSTAYSTAAGGSMVHPNVPCMLFTPICPHSLSFRPVILPDSASLELKIPEDARSNAWVSFDGKRRQQLSRGDSVRIAMSQHPLPTVNKRDQTGDWFRSLIRCLNWNERLDQKAL from the exons ATGGTGGCATGTTGCCAGGTGGCCATCGCCGTCGATATGAGCCGCTGTGCCGCTTCACCTCCCAATCTGTGCCCCCTCCAGTTCTCAGGTAGCCCCGCCAAGCTATTCGGATTCGGGTTCGACATTCAGAAGAAGAGGCGGCTCAAGTTCGTCGTCAGTGCGGAGCTGTCCAAGCCATTCTCTCTCAGTTTCGGCTTGGACTCTCAG GGCTATCAGCTTCATGATCCGTCGCAGTCGCGGAGGATTGGCCCTGTTCCTGGGGATATTGCAGAAATTGAAGCCTATTGTAGAATTTTTCGAAGTGCTGAACGACTACATACTGCATTGATGGAGACCTTGTGcaatccggtgaccggagtaTGCAGTGTTTATTATGACTTCCCATCGGAGGAAAAGCCGCTCTTGGAGGATAAGATTGTGTCTGTGATTGGTTGCATGATGTCACTGTTGAACAAAGCAAGGGAGGATGTGCTTTCGGGAAGATCAGCCATTATGAGCTCCTTTCGGGGAGTTGTGGATGTCGGTGTGGTGGAGGAAGACATGCTTCCTCCGCTTGCTGTTTTCAGGAGTGAGCTGAAGAGGTGCTGCGAGAGCTTGCACGTTGCGCTTGAGGACTGGTTGATGCCTGGGGATGAGCAGAGCTTGGATGTGTGGAGGAAGCTTCAGAGGCTGAAGAATGTGTGTTATGATTCCGGTTTTCCACGCGAGGAGGATTATCCGTGCAATACGCTTTTTGCTAATTGGACTCCTGTTTACTTATCCTCTTCTAAAGAGGATGTTAGGTCCGAAGATTCGGAGGTAGCGTTTTGGAGGGGTGGCCAGGTAACAGAAGAAGGTCTGGAGTGGTTACTGGAGAGAGGATTTAAAACTATTGTTGATCTTAGGGCAGAGATTGTAAAAGACAATATTTATCAGGCAGCCGTGGATGATGCTATTGCATCAGGGAAGGTGGAATTGATCAGAattccacttgaagttgggactGCACCTTCAATGGAGCAGGTTGAGAAATTAGCAAGTTTGGTTTCAGATTGCAGCAAAAAGCCAATCTATCTTCATAGCAAGGAAGGTCTCTGGAGAACATCTGCCATGGTTTCCAGATGGAGGCAGCACTTGACTCGCCGTGCTGTTCAGTTTGTCTCCAAGCAGTCGGTTTCTCTTAATGGAGAAGTTGAAAAACCCTCAACTATGCAGAAAAGTTCCCTCCTTGAAAAGAAGAACGAGTCACTGGACACAATTCATGGTTCAAATGGGGTGCTACAAAAAAATGATTCTGTAGACAGGGATGAAGCAAATCTAAATGGGACCTGCAACAGCCTTATATCTATCCAAGGTTTGAGATCAGTTGAATCAGATGAAAGTGAACCTTTGGTGAACTTCTGCAGGGAAGTTGACCCCCTGAATGCTCAGGTTCCTCCTTGCAATATTTTCTCAAGAAAAGAAATGTCCAGGTTTCTTGAGAGAGAAAATATTGCACCACTCACTTACTTTAATTATCAGTTAAATAGGTTGAAGGTATTACCAATTTCCAGGTATATGAATACTAAGATAATGTGGAGAGGTGAGATTGTTGATACTGATCCAGTGCGGGAGGTTGTGGAGGCAGAAAATTCCAATGAGATACCTGATGCAAAACATCTGCTTCCAGAGTTCCAGATCTCTGCTTCTGGCAATGGGAAGTATTTGACCGGTGTTGGTAATGGTTCTGTAACTGCAGTTGTAAATGGATTTGGTGAAGGGGAGAAAGGTTCCTTGTTAGCCGCTAATTTATCTACTAACGCGAGCAACAATCATTCTAAAGCAGTGAAGGAGGAAAGGAAGAGTAATGGTAGAGCCCCTTTAGTTTCAAGTGATGATGAATTGGGATCAATTGAAGGAGATATGTGTGCTTCTGCAACTGGGGTTGTAAGGGTGCAGTCAAGAAAGAAAGCAGAGATGTTTTTAGTACGAACAGATGGATTCTCTTGTACCCGAGAAAAAGTGACAGAATCCTCCCTGGCCTTCACTCATCCAAGTACTCAGCAACAAATGCTTATGTGGAAATCTACACCAAAGACAGTATTAGTGTTAAAGAAGCTTGGGCATGAGCTTATGGAACAAGCTAAAGAG GTTGTCTCCTTCTTGTATTACCAAGAGAAAATGAATGTTCTGGTGGAACCTGACGTGCATGATGTATTTGCTAGAATCCCAGGTTTTGGATTTGTTCAGACCTTCTACACCCAAGATACCGG TGATCTGCATGAGAGGGTTGATTTTGTGGCATGTCTGGGAGGGGATGGGGTAATACTCCATGCTTCAAATCTATTCAAAGGTGCTGTTCCCCCCATCGTATCATTTAATCTTGGATCTCTTGGATTTTTGACTTCCCATACT TTTGATGACTACAGGCAGGACTTAAGACAGGTTATCCATGGAAATAACACAAGTGATGGTGTTTATATAACTCTCAGAATGCGTCTCAGGTGTGAAATTTTTCGAAATGGTAAAGCGATGCCTGGAAAGGTATTTGATGTTTTGAATGAAATAGTTGTTGATCGAGGTTCGAATCCGTACCTTTCTAAGATTGAATGTTATGAACGTGACCAGCTTATAACCAAG GTCCAAGGTGATGGTGTCATTGTAGCCACACCTACAGGAAGTACTGCTTATTCTACAGCTGCAGGAGGTTCCATG GTGCATCCAAATGTTCCTTGCATGTTATTTACGCCAATCTGCCCACACTCCCTCTCATTTAGACCAGTTATACTTCCAGATTCTGCAAGCCTTGAATTAAAG ATTCCAGAGGATGCTCGAAGCAATGCCTGGGTTTCTTTTGATGGGAAGAGAAGGCAGCAGCTCTCAAGGGGAGACTCTGTTCGAATAGCTATGAGCCAACACCCACTTCCAACAGTCAACAAGCGTGACCAAACAGGGGACTGGTTTCGAAGCTTGATTCGTTGCCTAAATTGGAATGAGAGGCTAGATCAAAAGGCCCTTTGA
- the LOC133741160 gene encoding amino-acid permease BAT1 homolog has translation MDSGEKRLNELGYKQELRREMTLFKTLAITFSCMSVFTGTPLYGQSLGYAGPATLIWGWVVVTFFTWFVGIAMAEICSSFPTTGSLYFWAAHLAGPRWGPFASWCCAWLEAIGLISAIGAQAFSGSQTLQMIILIATGNNKGGGYFASKGVFLCMYLGLIIIWAVLNSFALQVIAILNIISIWWQVLGGVVVIIMLPLVATSTQTASYVFTHFETSPESTGISSIPYAVILSVLLSNYCLYGYDAAAHLTEETKGADRTGPIAILSSIGIVSVVSWAYYLALTFSIRDLDYLYSTNNETAGVSVPAQIIYDAFHGRYQNSTGAVVFLCIIWGSFFFCGLSVVTSAARVVYAISRDKCIPFSPIWRKVNPRNKVPTNAVWLCATIGMLLGLPILKIEAVFTAIVSISTIGWVGGYAVPIFARLVMAEENFKPGPFYLGRASRPVCLVAFLWICYTCSVFLLPVTYPLRWKNFNYAPVAVGVALALVMFWWAVDARKWFKGPVRNIDEQNGNK, from the exons ATGGATTCAGGAGAAAAGCGTCTCAATGAGCTCGGATACAAGCAAGAATTGAGAAGGGAAATG ACACTGTTCAAGACACTTGCAATAACATTTTCATGCATGTCAGTGTTCACTGGTACACCTCTCTATGGCCAAAGCTTGGGTTATGCAGGTCCTGCAACATTGATATGGGGTTGGGTAGTTGTTACATTTTTCACATGGTTTGTCGGAATCGCCATGGCTGAAATTTGCTCTTCTTTCCCG ACTACAGGTTCTCTTTATTTCTGGGCTGCTCATTTGGCTGGACCCAGGTGGGGTCCATTTGCTTCATGGTGCTGTGCTTGGCTCGAAGCCATCGGTTTGATATCTGCAATAGGTGCGCAG GCATTTTCCGGATCACAAACATTACAGATGATCATTCTTATAGCCACCGGGAACAACAAGGGTGGAGGCTATTTTGCATCAAAGGGTGTGTTTTTGTGCATGTATTTGGGTCTAATCATCATTTGGGCAGTACTAAACTCCTTTGCATTACAAGTGATAGCAATTCTCAACATAATCTCCATATGGTGGCAG GTACTCGGTGGTGTGGTTGTGATTATAATGCTTCCTTTGGTGGCTACTTCAACACAAACAGCTTCTTATGTCTTCACTCACTTCGAAACATCTCCTGAGTCAACTGGAATATCTAGTATACCGTATGCAGTTATTTTATCAGTGCTTCTGAGCAACTACTGTCTATACGGCTATGATGCTGCAGCTCATCTTACAGAGGAGACCAAAGGCGCAGATAGAACTGGTCCGATAGCTATTTTATCTAGTATTGGGATTGTATCAGTGGTTAGTTGGGCTTATTACTTAGCTCTCACTTTCAGCATAAGG GATTTGGACTATTTATATAGTACAAACAATGAGACTGCTGGTGTATCTGTGCCAGCACAGATTATATACGATGCATTCCATGGAAGGTATCAGAATTCAACTGGAGCTGTGGTATTTCTATGCATTATATGGggttcctttttcttttgtggGCTGTCTGTTGTCACTAGTGCTGCTCGAGTA GTTTATGCCATATCAAGGGATAAATGTATCCCATTTTCACCAATCTGGAGGAAAGTAAACCCGAGGAACAAGGTTCCAACAAATGCTGTGTGGCTTTGTGCTACCATTGGTATGCTGCTTGGATTACCTATCTTGAAAATTGAAGCAGTATTCACAGCCATTGTTTCCATTAGTACAATCGGCTGGGTGGGGGGCTATGCTGTACCGATATTTGCTAGGCTGGTGATGGCCGAAGAGAACTTCAAACCAGGACCCTTCTACTTGGGTAGAGCAAGCAGGCCAGTTTGCTTGGTGGCCTTCTTGTGGATATGCTATACCTGTTCAGTGTTCCTATTGCCGGTTACCTACCCTCTTAGGTGGAAAAATTTCAACTATGCACCAGTTGCTGTCGGTGTTGCTTTGGCACTAGTAATGTTTTGGTGGGCTGTGGATGCAAGGAAATGGTTCAAGGGACCTGTAAGAAACATTGATGAACAAAATGGAAACAAGTAG
- the LOC133739452 gene encoding 1-aminocyclopropane-1-carboxylate oxidase, whose product MAIPVIDFSKLDGEERATTLAQIANGCEEWGFFQLVNHGISEDLLERVKKVSDDCFKNEREENFKKSTLVQSLNEDQKLENVDWEDVFTLLDDNEWPSKTPGFKETMAEYRAELKKLAERVMEVMDENLGLPKGYMKKAFNGGEGDNAFFGTKVSHYPPCPQPDLVTGLRAHTDAGGVILLFQDDQVGGLQILKDGEWIDVQPLPNSIVINTGDQIEVLSNGLYKSVWHRVLATRTGNRRSIASFYNPSLKATIAPAPELVEKANQEVDQTYPKFVFGDYLSVYAEQKFLPKEPRFQAVRAI is encoded by the exons ATGGCAATTCCAGTGATTGATTTCTCAAAACTCGATGGTGAGGAAAGGGCCACCACATTGGCCCAGATTGCTAATGGATGTGAGGAATGGGGCTTCTTCCAG CTGGTGAACCATGGAATATCAGAAGACCTCCTGGAGAGGGTGAAGAAGGTGAGCGACGACTGCTTTAAGAACGAAAGAGAAGAGAACTTCAAGAAGTCGACACTGGTGCAGTCGCTGAATGAGGACCAAAAGCTGGAGAATGTGGACTGGGAAGATGTCTTTACCCTTCTTGATGACAATGAATGGCCCTCGAAAACCCCTGGATTCAA GGAAACTATGGCAGAGTACAGAGCAGAACTGAAGAAACTAGCCGAGAGGGTCATGGAAGTGATGGATGAGAACTTGGGATTACCAAAGGGATACATGAAGAAAGCCTTCAATGGTGGAGAAGGTGACAATGCCTTTTTCGGTACCAAGGTGAGCCACTACCCGCCCTGTCCTCAACCCGACTTGGTGACAGGTCTCCGAGCTCACACAGATGCCGGGGGTGTCATCTTGCTCTTCCAAGATGACCAGGTGGGAGGCCTACAAATCCTCAAAGATGGGGAATGGATAGATGTGCAGCCACTTCCCAATTCGATTGTCATCAACACTGGAGACCAGATTGAAGTCTTGAGCAATGGCCTCTACAAGAGTGTTTGGCACCGGGTTTTGGCCACCCGGACTGGGAACAGAAGATCAATTGCTTCTTTTTACAACCCATCACTGAAGGCCACCATTGCTCCTGCACCAGAACTGGTGGAGAAAGCAAACCAAGAAGTGGATCAGACTTATCCCAAGTTTGTGTTTGGTGACTACCTGTCTGTTTATGCTGAGCAGAAGTTCCTCCCCAAGGAACCAAGGTTCCAAGCTGTGAGAGCCATCTGA